One genomic window of Deltaproteobacteria bacterium includes the following:
- the hflX gene encoding GTPase HflX: MVTRNRELLTRGASAVGRADREDPPPGVKAPPGSLGYPARRPTSPTRPSHPRPGSFEEPPTIRVLGNTQGLKASQVRALERLYRRHLPSDRLVTHEFARELTELSYDIRRPVGVFVDRRGTVTHAMVGDARGRLEMPDWGRLRAGQGRLRGIRCIRTRLGGARAANGASGEALTHDDLTDLAKLRLDAMVALEVEDDGLPGDAHVAHLRPAAADGTVIERLPPAAPSRLELDFAAWIGALEEELARRDRTRAVGEGERAILVAVSGGRSRAGTEDSIAELRELARTAGVEVVDVITQQRPQVDPRTAIGEGRLEDLTVAAFRHDVDLVIFDRDLTPAQARNLGERLDLRVIDRTQLILDIFAQRARSRDGKLQVELAQLQYRLPRLAQQDLGLSRLGGGIGGRGPGEQRLEVDRRRVRDRIARLQKELQGLRREREGRRSRRNRRGVPVLSIVGYTNAGKSTLLRALTHADVQVEDKLFATLDPTSRRLRFPREREVIVTDTVGFLRDLPADLQEAFRATLEELRDADLFLHVVDASAEDYPERIAAVRGVLHAMQLGDTPELLVFNQIDRLAPGLGQEIAAREGGVAISALRGLGLRELLEGVEGRVWSEDVDERSRLRLASLGG; the protein is encoded by the coding sequence ATGGTAACCCGGAATCGCGAGCTGCTGACACGGGGAGCGAGCGCGGTCGGGCGGGCCGACCGGGAGGATCCTCCCCCTGGGGTCAAGGCCCCACCCGGATCGCTGGGTTACCCTGCGCGGCGTCCCACGTCCCCGACCCGTCCGTCCCATCCGCGCCCCGGATCCTTCGAGGAGCCGCCCACCATCCGCGTTCTCGGCAACACCCAAGGTCTCAAGGCGAGCCAGGTCCGGGCCCTCGAGCGCCTCTACCGCCGCCACCTGCCCTCGGATCGCCTGGTCACCCACGAGTTCGCCCGCGAGCTCACGGAGCTGAGCTACGACATCCGCCGGCCGGTGGGTGTCTTCGTGGACCGACGCGGCACGGTGACGCACGCGATGGTCGGCGACGCCCGCGGCCGGCTCGAGATGCCCGACTGGGGCCGCCTGCGTGCCGGCCAGGGGCGCCTGCGCGGGATCCGCTGCATCCGCACCCGGCTCGGCGGCGCCCGCGCCGCGAACGGCGCCTCGGGCGAGGCGCTCACCCACGACGACCTGACCGACCTCGCCAAGCTGCGCCTCGACGCGATGGTGGCGCTCGAGGTCGAGGACGACGGCCTGCCGGGCGACGCCCACGTCGCGCACCTGCGCCCCGCGGCGGCCGACGGCACCGTGATCGAACGCCTCCCGCCGGCGGCGCCTTCGCGCCTCGAGCTCGACTTCGCGGCCTGGATCGGCGCGCTCGAGGAGGAGCTCGCGCGCCGCGACCGCACGCGCGCGGTCGGCGAAGGCGAACGGGCGATCCTCGTCGCGGTGAGCGGCGGCCGCAGCCGCGCCGGCACCGAGGACTCGATCGCCGAGCTGCGCGAGCTCGCGCGTACCGCCGGCGTCGAGGTCGTCGACGTCATCACCCAGCAGCGACCGCAGGTGGACCCGCGCACGGCGATCGGCGAGGGGCGGCTCGAGGACCTGACCGTGGCCGCATTCCGCCACGACGTCGACCTCGTGATCTTCGACCGCGACCTCACCCCGGCCCAGGCCCGCAACCTCGGCGAGCGGCTCGACCTGCGCGTGATCGACCGCACCCAGCTGATCCTCGACATCTTCGCCCAGCGCGCGCGCAGCCGGGACGGCAAGCTCCAGGTCGAGCTCGCGCAGCTCCAGTACCGGCTGCCGCGGCTGGCCCAACAGGATCTCGGGCTCTCGCGGCTCGGCGGCGGGATCGGCGGGCGCGGGCCCGGCGAGCAGCGCCTCGAGGTCGATCGCCGCCGCGTGCGCGACCGCATCGCAAGGCTCCAGAAGGAGCTCCAGGGCCTGCGCCGCGAGCGCGAGGGGCGCCGCAGCCGGCGCAACCGGCGCGGGGTGCCGGTGCTCTCGATCGTCGGCTACACGAACGCGGGCAAGAGCACGCTGCTCCGCGCGCTGACGCACGCCGACGTGCAGGTCGAGGACAAGCTCTTCGCGACCCTCGACCCGACCTCCCGGCGGCTGCGCTTTCCCAGGGAGCGCGAGGTGATCGTCACCGACACCGTGGGCTTCCTGCGCGACCTGCCGGCGGACCTCCAGGAGGCCTTCCGCGCGACACTCGAGGAGCTGCGCGACGCGGACCTGTTCCTGCACGTCGTGGACGCCTCGGCCGAGGACTACCCGGAGCGCATCGCCGCCGTCCGCGGGGTGCTCCACGCGATGCAGCTCGGCGACACCCCGGAGCTGCTCGTCTTCAACCAGATCGACCGGCTCGCACCGGGGCTCGGCCAGGAGATCGCCGCCCGCGAGGGCGGCGTCGCGATCTCGGCGCTGCGCGGCCTCGGTCTGCGCGAGCTGCTCGAGGGGGTCGAAGGGCGCGTCTGGAGCGAGGACGTGGACGAGCGCAGCCGGCTGCGCCTGGCGTCGCTCGGCGGCTGA